In Betta splendens chromosome 19, fBetSpl5.4, whole genome shotgun sequence, the following proteins share a genomic window:
- the pyyb gene encoding peptide YYb → MKRRQRSAPRRGTAAATAPRDNCQKMANALRSLALLAALVVCLLACLGAFADAYPPKPESPGSNASPEEWAKYHAAVRHYVNLITRQRYGKRSTPEQAVAWLLFGDDSSQDTEPRLEYSDQW, encoded by the exons atgaagaggaggcagaggagcgcaCCAAGACGGGGCACCGCCGCAGCGACTGCACCACGAGACAACTGTCAGAAA ATGGCCAACGCGCTGAGGTCGCTCGCGCTGCTCGCGGCGCTCGTCGTGTGCTTGCTGGCGTGTTTGGGCGCCTTCGCGGACGCCTACCCGCCCAAGCCGGAGAGTCCGGGGAGCAACGCGTCTCCCGAGGAATGGGCCAAGTACCACGCGGCCGTCCGGCATTATGTCAACCTCATCACCAGACAGAG GTACGGGAAGAGGTCGACCCCGGAGCAGGCTGTGGCGTGGCTGCTGTTTGGGGACGATTCAAGCCAAGACACTGAACCGcg CCTGGAGTACAGCGATCAGTGGTAA